AACGAGTCGTAGTTGTCGATCAGCAGCACGCGCAGCGGCGCGCTCGGCGTGGGCAGGGTCACCGTGTCACCTCGGGTGGGAGCGTCAGGTCGTCGCCGATGTGCCCGCGCACACTCCAGCGGGCGGGCGGCGTCTCGAGCAGGATCACGTCCAGGTCGTTGGGCGCGACCCCGGCGTAGTCCTCCAGGGCGGCCTGGAGGGCCAGCAGGTACGCGCGCAGCGCCCTGTCCGTTCGCCCGCCCATGACGTGGATCTCCACGATCAGGTGGGCCGCGCCGCGGTCGTCCGGGTGAATGAAGTCCGCGCCGTCCAGGCCGAGGAACCGGTGGGATCGCCCGGCCTCGGGCAGCCCGAGTTCCTGCACCCCGGCGCGCTGGATGGCGTCCGAGACCTGCTG
This region of Deinococcus metalli genomic DNA includes:
- a CDS encoding tautomerase family protein, whose amino-acid sequence is MLHVKIYGHAEFIAVRRQQVSDAIQRAGVQELGLPEAGRSHRFLGLDGADFIHPDDRGAAHLIVEIHVMGGRTDRALRAYLLALQAALEDYAGVAPNDLDVILLETPPARWSVRGHIGDDLTLPPEVTR